A region from the Nocardia terpenica genome encodes:
- a CDS encoding SPFH domain-containing protein, whose product MLGYHVPDPDEAMLVSGGRARDNAPFRVVIGRGAWVTPLFRKVRYLSLAMFESEIQERCVTRQAIQLDVRAVIAFKVANDTASIVNAAQRFLSEQEREMSVLTGRIFSGHLRSIVGSMTVEEIIRERQKLADEVLVASKVEMSNIGLWVDSFQIQSIDDGNLGYIAALAAPHNAAVQRDAQIAQAAAAQQAAEAEQASLRKQAEYQRQTSILQAEYQRDIDKAKAEAAQAGPLAEAIALQEVLTAQAERARKEAHLREQQLQAEVVKPAEAQAERVRVLAQAEADRTRIQAEAAASNNRIALDQLLIEQLPEIVKQAATGLSNANLTVLNGPDGVGELVNGMVGQGLTVFNSLQKALSANTDRDEQQAG is encoded by the coding sequence GTGCTGGGGTACCACGTACCCGATCCCGACGAGGCCATGCTGGTCAGCGGCGGGCGTGCCAGGGACAATGCCCCCTTCCGGGTGGTCATCGGCCGCGGCGCGTGGGTGACGCCGCTGTTCCGCAAGGTCCGCTACCTGTCGCTGGCGATGTTCGAGTCCGAGATCCAGGAACGCTGCGTCACCCGACAGGCCATCCAGCTCGACGTGCGGGCGGTGATCGCGTTCAAGGTCGCCAACGACACCGCGTCCATCGTCAATGCCGCGCAACGGTTCCTGTCCGAGCAGGAACGGGAGATGTCCGTCCTGACCGGACGCATCTTCTCCGGGCACCTGCGCTCGATCGTCGGCTCGATGACGGTCGAGGAGATCATCCGCGAACGCCAGAAACTCGCCGACGAGGTGCTGGTGGCGTCGAAGGTGGAGATGAGCAATATCGGCCTGTGGGTCGACTCGTTCCAGATCCAGTCCATCGACGACGGCAACCTCGGCTACATCGCCGCCCTCGCCGCCCCGCACAATGCCGCGGTGCAGCGCGACGCGCAGATCGCCCAGGCCGCCGCCGCCCAGCAGGCCGCCGAGGCCGAACAGGCGTCGCTGCGCAAGCAGGCCGAATACCAGCGCCAGACCTCCATCCTGCAGGCGGAGTATCAGCGCGACATCGACAAGGCGAAAGCCGAAGCGGCGCAGGCGGGTCCGCTCGCGGAGGCGATCGCGTTGCAGGAGGTGCTGACCGCGCAGGCCGAACGCGCCCGCAAGGAGGCGCACCTGCGCGAGCAGCAGTTGCAGGCCGAGGTCGTGAAACCGGCCGAGGCCCAGGCCGAACGGGTGCGGGTGCTCGCCCAGGCCGAGGCCGACCGCACCCGCATCCAGGCCGAGGCCGCGGCCTCCAACAATCGGATCGCGTTGGATCAGTTGCTGATCGAGCAGCTGCCCGAAATCGTCAAGCAGGCCGCGACGGGGCTGTCCAACGCCAACCTCACCGTCCTCAACGGGCCGGACGGTGTCGGTGAACTGGTCAACGGCATGGTCGGGCAGGGGTTGACGGTGTTCAATTCGCTGCAGAAGGCGCTTTCGGCCAACACCGACCGCGATGAGCAGCAGGCCGGTTAG
- a CDS encoding cold-shock protein, protein MSIGKLVSFDSSRGFGFIRPEDGGPDVFVHVNDIGLDEDELRQGRLFEFEVTEGDRGPKAVNLTAVGGQPLPPRHRGRNSGALTASEHKRLITELLLDASPALTAGEILTIRDRLTAFADQHGWLEN, encoded by the coding sequence GTGTCGATCGGGAAATTGGTGTCGTTCGATAGTTCACGGGGGTTCGGCTTCATCCGCCCGGAAGATGGCGGCCCCGATGTATTCGTGCACGTCAACGATATCGGGCTCGACGAAGACGAGCTGCGTCAGGGCCGGTTGTTCGAATTCGAGGTGACCGAGGGTGATCGTGGTCCGAAGGCGGTCAATCTCACCGCCGTGGGCGGCCAGCCGTTGCCGCCGCGCCATCGCGGCCGCAATTCCGGGGCACTCACCGCGTCCGAGCACAAACGGTTGATCACCGAGTTATTGCTCGACGCCAGCCCCGCCCTCACGGCCGGTGAAATCCTCACCATCCGCGACCGCCTCACCGCCTTCGCCGACCAGCACGGCTGGCTGGAGAACTGA
- a CDS encoding ATP-dependent DNA ligase: MDLPVCPPVKPMLAKSAAELPRDPGLLYEPKWDGFRCIVFRDGDEVELGSRNDRPLTRYFPELVELLRGALPDKCVVDGEVVVVTEAGLDFDTLQQRLHPAASRVNKLAVETPASFVGFDLLALGDRDLTGEPFAERRRILETVLADPPARLHLTPLTADPNLAHDWFTRFEGAGFDGVMVKAADLPYMQDKRVMIKVKHERTADCVVAGFRWHKDGEGIGSLLLGLFDDEGHLHHVGVASSFTAARRRELVDELAPLRENALENHPWRDWADAAAQAKADGKMPGGVSRWTGGKDLSWEALRTELVAEVRYEHVMGGRLRHGGRLVRFRTDRTPESCTYAQLDEVAPAELADIFAEAKSGANTSGASR; the protein is encoded by the coding sequence GTGGACTTGCCTGTCTGCCCGCCTGTGAAGCCCATGTTGGCCAAGTCTGCTGCCGAGTTGCCGCGGGATCCGGGGCTGCTGTACGAGCCGAAGTGGGACGGGTTCCGGTGCATCGTGTTCCGCGACGGGGACGAGGTGGAGCTCGGGTCGCGCAACGATCGGCCGTTGACACGGTATTTCCCGGAGCTGGTCGAATTGCTGCGCGGTGCGCTGCCGGACAAGTGCGTGGTCGACGGCGAGGTCGTGGTGGTCACCGAGGCGGGCCTGGATTTCGATACGTTGCAGCAGCGGCTGCATCCGGCCGCGTCGCGGGTGAACAAGCTGGCGGTGGAAACGCCCGCCAGTTTCGTCGGTTTCGATCTGCTGGCGCTCGGCGACCGCGATCTGACCGGCGAGCCGTTCGCCGAGCGCCGCCGCATCCTCGAGACCGTGCTCGCCGACCCGCCCGCCCGGCTGCATCTGACCCCGCTCACCGCCGATCCGAACCTGGCCCACGACTGGTTCACCCGATTCGAGGGCGCCGGTTTCGACGGGGTCATGGTCAAGGCCGCCGATCTGCCGTACATGCAGGACAAGCGGGTGATGATCAAGGTCAAGCACGAGCGCACCGCCGACTGCGTGGTCGCCGGATTCCGCTGGCACAAGGACGGCGAGGGCATCGGCTCGCTGCTGCTGGGCCTGTTCGACGACGAGGGCCACCTGCATCACGTCGGCGTGGCCTCCAGCTTCACCGCCGCCCGCCGCAGGGAACTGGTCGACGAGCTGGCCCCGCTGCGGGAGAACGCGCTGGAGAATCATCCGTGGCGGGACTGGGCGGACGCGGCCGCCCAGGCCAAGGCCGACGGCAAGATGCCCGGCGGGGTGAGCCGCTGGACCGGCGGCAAGGACCTGTCCTGGGAGGCGCTGCGCACGGAACTGGTCGCCGAGGTGCGCTACGAGCACGTCATGGGCGGACGATTACGCCACGGCGGCCGGCTGGTGCGTTTCCGCACCGACCGCACCCCCGAATCGTGTACCTACGCTCAGCTCGACGAGGTCGCGCCCGCCGAATTGGCCGATATCTTTGCCGAAGCGAAATCCGGCGCGAACACCTCGGGGGCGAGCAGATGA
- the ligD gene encoding non-homologous end-joining DNA ligase encodes MSTTVDIDTDGKTVRISNPDKVYFPTRGETKLDLVRYYQAVAEPFLRTVRDRPVLLERYPDGAGGKSWFQKRVPKSVPDWLQTTVVSTPNGTESDALVAADLAHILWAVNLGCLGFHVWPNHVGSLDIADELRIDLDPSPGIGFDELRAAAVLVRQLCAELGIDARVKTSGSRGLHLYVLLEPRWDGYQVRAASVALARELERRHPDLITAQWWKEERGRRVFVDYNQNAPHRTVFGAWCVRPKVGGQVSTPLAWDELDAVTPDDLTLATVPTRVTTLGDPWADRTPQSIEPLLAMSQRDMDSGLMDAPWPPVYPKMPNEPPRVQPSKARKH; translated from the coding sequence ATGAGTACGACCGTCGACATCGACACCGACGGCAAAACCGTGCGGATCAGCAATCCCGACAAGGTGTATTTCCCCACGCGCGGGGAAACGAAGCTGGATCTGGTCCGCTACTACCAGGCGGTGGCCGAGCCGTTCCTGCGGACCGTGCGCGACCGGCCCGTGCTGCTGGAACGCTATCCCGACGGCGCGGGCGGCAAGTCCTGGTTCCAGAAGCGGGTGCCGAAATCGGTGCCGGACTGGTTGCAGACCACGGTGGTGTCCACCCCGAACGGCACCGAGAGCGACGCCCTGGTCGCCGCCGACCTCGCGCACATCCTGTGGGCGGTCAACCTGGGCTGCTTGGGATTTCACGTGTGGCCCAACCATGTGGGCAGCCTCGACATCGCCGACGAGCTGCGCATCGACCTCGATCCCTCCCCCGGTATCGGTTTCGACGAGCTGCGCGCGGCGGCGGTGCTGGTGCGACAGCTGTGCGCCGAGCTGGGTATCGATGCGCGGGTGAAGACCTCCGGTTCGCGCGGCCTGCACCTGTATGTGCTGCTGGAGCCGCGCTGGGACGGCTATCAGGTGCGGGCGGCGTCGGTGGCGCTGGCCCGCGAGCTCGAACGCCGCCACCCCGACCTGATCACCGCCCAGTGGTGGAAGGAGGAACGCGGCCGCCGCGTCTTCGTCGACTACAACCAGAACGCCCCGCACCGAACGGTTTTCGGCGCCTGGTGCGTGCGCCCCAAGGTCGGCGGCCAGGTCTCCACCCCCCTCGCCTGGGACGAACTCGACGCAGTCACCCCCGACGACCTCACCCTCGCCACCGTCCCCACCCGCGTCACCACCCTCGGCGACCCCTGGGCCGACCGCACCCCCCAATCCATCGAACCGCTGCTCGCCATGTCCCAACGCGACATGGATTCCGGCCTCATGGACGCGCCTTGGCCCCCGGTCTACCCGAAGATGCCCAACGAGCCACCCCGCGTACAACCGAGCAAGGCCCGCAAACACTAA
- a CDS encoding purine-cytosine permease family protein, with translation MPDTGSGAMLSPERRTIDVVPDHERHGSPRSQFTLWCGANMQITAIVDGALAVVFGADASWAIAGTLAGNLLGGVVMALHSAQGPRLGLPQMISSRAQFGVRGAAVPLVLVILMYLGFAATGTVLAGQAVNEILRVHDRAVGIVVFGALTAVVAVTGYRLIHLVGRIASIIGVLGFTYLAVRLFIRYDVPHHLGGHGFGAATFLLAVSLGASWQLTFGPYVADYSRYLPRDTSARATFWWTYAGSVLGSQWSMTFGALLAACAAPAFTRDQVGFLGDLAGPAVLAVAIYLVIVVGKLTINVLNAYGGVMCILTTVTAFDRRSHISRATRIAFALAFTAVSVLIALAASADFLDNFKNFVLVLLMVFTPWSTINLIDYYLISRERFDIPALYDPAGRYEAWNVPALACYALGIAAQLPFSAQRLYTGPLTAALGGADISWLVGILVTAAVYYPVAARTARPPERTITLESLSRPPLSGTRW, from the coding sequence ATGCCCGACACCGGATCCGGCGCGATGCTCAGCCCGGAACGCCGCACCATCGACGTCGTCCCCGACCATGAGCGCCACGGCAGCCCGCGCAGCCAGTTCACGCTGTGGTGCGGGGCGAATATGCAGATCACCGCGATCGTGGACGGGGCGCTGGCGGTGGTGTTCGGGGCGGACGCCTCCTGGGCGATCGCCGGGACGCTGGCGGGGAATCTGCTGGGCGGGGTGGTGATGGCCCTGCATTCGGCGCAGGGGCCGCGGCTGGGGTTGCCCCAGATGATTTCCAGTAGAGCGCAATTCGGGGTGCGCGGCGCGGCGGTGCCGCTGGTGCTGGTGATCCTGATGTACCTGGGTTTCGCGGCGACCGGGACGGTGCTGGCGGGCCAGGCGGTGAACGAGATTCTGCGCGTGCACGATCGGGCCGTCGGCATCGTCGTGTTCGGCGCGCTCACCGCCGTGGTCGCGGTCACCGGCTACCGGCTCATCCATCTCGTCGGCCGCATCGCCAGCATCATCGGCGTGCTCGGCTTCACTTATCTCGCGGTGCGGCTGTTCATACGCTACGACGTGCCACATCACCTGGGCGGGCACGGTTTCGGGGCGGCGACGTTCCTGCTCGCGGTGTCGCTGGGCGCCAGCTGGCAGCTCACCTTCGGCCCCTACGTCGCCGACTATTCGCGATATCTGCCGCGCGACACCAGCGCCCGCGCCACCTTCTGGTGGACCTATGCGGGCTCGGTGCTCGGCTCGCAGTGGTCGATGACGTTCGGGGCGCTGCTGGCCGCCTGCGCCGCACCGGCTTTCACCCGCGATCAGGTCGGCTTCCTCGGCGACCTCGCGGGCCCGGCCGTGCTCGCGGTCGCGATCTACCTGGTGATCGTGGTCGGCAAGCTGACCATCAACGTGCTCAACGCCTACGGCGGCGTCATGTGCATCCTCACCACGGTGACCGCGTTCGACCGGCGCAGCCACATCTCCCGCGCCACCCGCATCGCGTTCGCGCTCGCCTTCACCGCGGTCTCGGTGCTGATCGCGCTCGCCGCCAGCGCCGACTTCCTCGACAACTTCAAGAATTTCGTGCTGGTGCTGCTGATGGTGTTCACCCCGTGGAGCACCATCAACCTGATCGACTACTACCTGATCTCCCGCGAACGCTTCGACATCCCCGCCCTCTACGACCCCGCGGGCCGCTACGAGGCTTGGAACGTGCCCGCGCTGGCCTGCTACGCGCTCGGCATCGCCGCGCAGCTCCCGTTCTCCGCCCAGCGGCTCTACACCGGGCCGCTCACCGCGGCGCTCGGCGGCGCCGACATCTCCTGGCTCGTCGGCATTCTCGTCACCGCCGCCGTCTACTACCCGGTCGCCGCCCGCACCGCCCGCCCACCGGAGCGCACGATCACGCTCGAATCTCTTTCTCGCCCGCCACTTTCGGGAACGAGGTGGTGA
- a CDS encoding TetR/AcrR family transcriptional regulator, whose protein sequence is MLECAIDMFGERPYAAVSTAELAQRAGVARGLINHYFGNKRDLYLAVVRRMVTLPRPDHLTLPNGSTRERVDASVAWLLDTIGEHGSTWVKVIGHEGIGDDPEVQRILDEADDAAADRLLDMMGLSGSRHGDALRAQVRAYGGLVKAAGREWITRGSLHRDQVHQLLADMLMTLVTTSFPKVAGEKEIRA, encoded by the coding sequence ATCCTGGAGTGCGCCATCGACATGTTCGGGGAACGCCCCTACGCGGCGGTGTCGACCGCGGAGCTCGCGCAGCGGGCCGGGGTGGCGCGCGGGCTGATCAACCACTACTTCGGCAACAAGCGCGACCTGTATCTGGCGGTGGTGCGGCGGATGGTGACCCTGCCGCGCCCGGATCATCTGACGCTGCCGAACGGGTCGACGCGGGAGCGGGTCGACGCGAGCGTGGCATGGCTGCTGGACACCATCGGCGAACACGGCAGCACCTGGGTGAAGGTGATCGGCCACGAAGGCATCGGCGACGACCCGGAGGTGCAGCGCATCCTCGACGAGGCCGACGACGCCGCCGCGGACCGGCTGCTGGATATGATGGGGCTCAGCGGTTCCCGCCACGGCGACGCCCTGCGGGCGCAGGTGCGCGCCTACGGTGGTCTGGTGAAAGCCGCTGGGCGGGAATGGATCACGCGCGGCAGCCTGCACCGCGACCAGGTGCACCAGCTGCTGGCGGACATGCTGATGACGCTGGTCACCACCTCGTTCCCGAAAGTGGCGGGCGAGAAAGAGATTCGAGCGTGA
- a CDS encoding acyl-CoA dehydrogenase family protein: MTRAAWSDDEVEAVRKLARTFFDKEVVPHEEKFVAQGHPDRELYRRAGELGLLCAAVPVEYGGGGGTFAHEAAIIEEQSFAGEGALGMPVHSTIIAPYLLRFGSEELKRRVLPKAASGEMVLSIGMTEPGTGSDLQNIATRAVREGDEYVITGSKIFISNGWLCDGIVIAAKTDPAKGAAGVSLIFAEVGDDTPGFTRGRILSKIGGKGQDTAELFFDGLRVPAANLLGEGEGQGFYQMMQLLAQERLVTAIMAVAMMEQAVALTVDYTKGREAFGKPLFAMQNTRFELAECATLARVSRTFLDDAIVKHLRGELDIPTAAMAKYWLTDQLGIVVDRCLQLFGGYGYMTEYPISQLYTGARVLRILAGANEVMKDLIARSL, from the coding sequence ATGACGCGCGCCGCATGGAGTGACGACGAGGTCGAGGCCGTCCGGAAACTGGCGCGGACCTTCTTCGACAAGGAGGTGGTCCCGCACGAGGAGAAGTTCGTCGCCCAGGGCCATCCCGATCGTGAGCTGTATCGGCGGGCGGGGGAGCTCGGGTTGCTGTGCGCGGCGGTGCCGGTCGAATACGGCGGGGGCGGCGGCACTTTCGCGCACGAGGCGGCGATCATCGAGGAGCAGTCCTTCGCGGGGGAGGGTGCGCTGGGCATGCCGGTGCACTCGACGATCATCGCCCCGTATCTGCTGCGGTTCGGGTCCGAGGAGCTCAAGCGGCGGGTGCTGCCGAAGGCGGCCAGCGGGGAGATGGTGCTGTCGATCGGGATGACCGAGCCGGGCACCGGATCGGATCTGCAGAACATCGCGACGCGCGCGGTGCGCGAGGGCGACGAGTACGTGATCACCGGGTCGAAGATCTTCATCTCCAACGGCTGGTTGTGCGACGGCATCGTGATCGCGGCCAAGACCGATCCGGCCAAGGGCGCGGCCGGGGTGTCGCTGATTTTCGCCGAGGTCGGCGACGACACACCGGGTTTCACGCGCGGCCGCATCCTGTCCAAGATCGGCGGCAAGGGGCAGGACACCGCGGAACTGTTCTTCGACGGGCTGCGGGTGCCCGCGGCGAATCTGCTCGGCGAGGGCGAGGGGCAGGGTTTCTATCAGATGATGCAGCTGCTGGCGCAGGAGCGGCTGGTCACCGCGATCATGGCGGTGGCGATGATGGAGCAGGCGGTCGCGCTGACCGTCGACTACACCAAGGGCCGCGAGGCATTCGGCAAGCCGCTGTTCGCGATGCAGAACACCCGCTTCGAATTGGCCGAGTGCGCGACGCTGGCGCGGGTGAGCCGCACCTTCCTCGACGACGCCATCGTCAAGCACCTGCGCGGCGAGCTGGACATTCCCACGGCGGCCATGGCGAAGTACTGGCTGACAGATCAATTGGGTATCGTGGTGGATCGCTGTCTGCAACTGTTCGGTGGTTATGGGTATATGACGGAGTACCCGATCTCTCAGCTCTACACGGGCGCTCGCGTGCTGCGTATCCTCGCCGGCGCCAACGAGGTAATGAAGGATCTCATTGCGCGCTCACTCTGA
- a CDS encoding TetR/AcrR family transcriptional regulator, producing MSPASRSAAPRVTRDEIVDAAIRVIDREGPRPSMDGIAREAGITKPRLYRQFADKADLYTEIANRMSRNAFAATGEDMTLMLQPPRPALRRVFGAYAQGILEHPNVFRFLAQAPLASSGEPAGSVLQFDLGRDAVRRFTKLARAIAEAVPIDDGGIDYLARAVVGVVVAITDLWLESAPERSADEFVGQATELVWGLIDGFLRRQGIAADPESPIFTTLAEVNQGRDAP from the coding sequence GTGTCCCCTGCCAGCAGGTCCGCCGCGCCGCGGGTCACCCGCGACGAGATCGTCGATGCCGCGATCCGGGTGATCGATCGGGAGGGGCCGCGGCCGAGTATGGACGGCATCGCGCGCGAGGCGGGGATCACCAAGCCGCGGTTGTATCGGCAGTTCGCGGACAAGGCGGATCTGTATACCGAGATCGCGAATCGGATGTCGCGCAACGCGTTCGCGGCCACCGGCGAGGATATGACGCTGATGTTGCAGCCGCCGCGCCCGGCGCTGCGGCGGGTGTTTGGCGCGTATGCACAGGGAATTCTGGAGCACCCCAATGTCTTTCGGTTCCTGGCGCAGGCGCCGTTGGCGAGTTCCGGGGAACCGGCGGGGTCGGTGCTGCAGTTCGATCTGGGGCGCGATGCGGTGCGGCGGTTCACCAAGCTGGCGCGCGCGATCGCGGAGGCGGTGCCGATCGACGACGGCGGCATCGACTATCTGGCGCGGGCGGTGGTCGGGGTGGTGGTGGCGATCACGGATCTGTGGCTGGAGTCGGCGCCGGAGCGGTCGGCCGACGAATTCGTCGGGCAGGCCACCGAATTGGTGTGGGGGCTGATCGATGGGTTCCTGCGCCGCCAGGGGATCGCCGCGGATCCGGAGTCGCCGATCTTCACCACGCTGGCCGAGGTGAATCAGGGGCGGGACGCGCCCTGA
- a CDS encoding alpha/beta fold hydrolase, whose product MTQHKPSSRTTARHRILPGRGLAIYEYGNPDADTVVLVHGLADTHRAWNRVAPMLADGFHVVAYDVTGHGRSAKPTRPHHYRLDRLADDLYTVLDAVSPHRPAHLAGHGWGAMQVWEAIADPRANTRIASATTLCAPDLDHLAHALRDARLPDTPWWNLPGLGWLVLGRRLLHPPYPTSTLPADLLAGARILHANLAHHLLHPRDRRTAVPVQLIVDRADAAALPTAADHIRARVDRLWCHRLPADPWLPSTEPLLVGEAIANFIDDLRADNQPLQYSPH is encoded by the coding sequence ATGACCCAGCACAAGCCCTCCTCCCGCACCACCGCACGCCACCGCATCCTTCCCGGCCGCGGCCTCGCGATCTACGAATACGGCAACCCCGACGCCGACACCGTCGTCCTCGTCCACGGACTCGCCGACACCCACCGCGCCTGGAACCGCGTCGCCCCCATGCTCGCCGACGGCTTCCACGTCGTCGCCTACGACGTCACCGGCCACGGCCGCTCCGCCAAACCCACACGGCCCCACCACTATCGACTCGACCGCCTCGCCGACGACCTCTACACCGTCCTCGACGCCGTCAGCCCGCACCGACCCGCCCACCTCGCCGGCCACGGCTGGGGCGCCATGCAGGTGTGGGAGGCCATCGCCGACCCCCGCGCCAACACCCGCATCGCCTCCGCCACCACCCTGTGCGCCCCCGACCTCGACCACCTCGCCCACGCCCTGCGCGACGCCCGCCTCCCCGACACCCCCTGGTGGAACCTGCCCGGCCTCGGCTGGCTCGTCCTCGGCCGCCGCCTACTGCACCCCCCGTACCCCACCAGCACCCTGCCCGCCGACCTGCTGGCCGGTGCCCGCATCCTGCACGCCAACCTCGCCCACCACCTGCTACACCCCCGCGACCGCCGCACCGCCGTCCCCGTCCAACTCATCGTCGACCGCGCCGACGCCGCCGCCCTGCCCACCGCCGCCGACCACATCCGCGCCCGCGTCGACCGCCTCTGGTGCCACCGACTCCCCGCCGACCCCTGGCTCCCCAGCACCGAACCCCTCCTCGTCGGCGAAGCCATCGCCAACTTCATCGACGACCTGCGCGCCGACAACCAACCCCTCCAGTACTCCCCGCACTGA